From a single Nicotiana tomentosiformis chromosome 2, ASM39032v3, whole genome shotgun sequence genomic region:
- the LOC104119452 gene encoding probable NAD(P)H dehydrogenase (quinone) FQR1-like 1, with product MATKVYIVYYSTYGHVEKLAQEIKKGAASVEGVEAKLWQVPETLSEEVLGKMGAPAKGDAPIITANDLAEADGFLFGFPTRFGMMAAQFKAFLDATGGLWRTQQLAGKPAGLFYSTGSQGGGQETTALTAITQLVHHGMIFVPIGYTFGGGMFEMENIKGGSPYGAGTYAGDGSRQPTELEMEQAFHQGKYIATIAKKLKGSA from the exons ATGGCTACCAAAGTCTACATTGT TTACTACTCCACGTATGGACATGTTGAGAAGCTAGCACAAGAGATAAAGAAAGGAGCTGCATCCGTTGAAGGGGTAGAAGCCAAACTATGGCAG GTACCGGAAACTCTTTCAGAAGAGGTTCTTGGAAAGATGGGTGCACCAGCGAAAGGCGATGCACCAATTATCACAGCCAATGACCTTGCTGAGGCTGATGGCTTTTTGTTCGGTTTCCCAACAAGATTTGGGATGATGGCAGCTCAGTTCAAGGCATTTCTTGATGCCACTGGAGGTCTCTGGAGAACTCAGCAACTTGCAGGCAAGCCAGCGGGCCTTTTCTACAGCACTGGCTCTCAAGGAGGTGGCCAAGAGACTACCGC GTTGACAGCAATTACACAGCTTGTTCACCATGGAATGATATTTGTTCCAATTGGTTACACATTTGGAGGTGGCATGTTCGAGATGGAAAATATTAAAGGTGGAAGTCCTTATGGTGCTGGAACTTATGCTGGAGATGGCTCTAGACAGCCAACAGAGCTTGAAATGGAGCAAGCTTTCCACCAGGGAAAATACATTGCCACCATTGCAAAGAAGCTCAAAGGCTCTGCCTGA
- the LOC104119451 gene encoding transcription factor bHLH112-like, which produces MADEFQAGVCGGNWWNSSRSIFGSSLCAASSIGNNFAWPNNDLLDMKSSCRSNDESGNSDESVVLQELPKHDSTLQMLGIGLSSSSTSSTPDWNHTMMHGNERADSSYPSILQEDLNSSLNYRQETGVDCSHELGKNFSTITEDSSRNSFKHQDFTLGMNPITSSTNTDQSTVISSSFPMNSSFSNYPSALLQTLFDNDPPPPPQQQPQQQSLFTNNNQPMNFPATLNYRPNLNDHFSPSLPKFPPLLRPSLPKQTPSNFPFTNPTSLNNMRGNLLPSMHSQLLPLPTFHEKSSAPNVSAKSNVEEFRESRAKKSGNSEPAFKRPRMETPSPLPTFKVRKEKLGDRITAIQQLVSPFGKTDTASVLHEAIEYIKFLHDQVNVLSTPYLKTGSPPLHQQTADKVKEQEGSKQDLRSRGLCLVPISSTFPVATETTTDFWTPNFGGTFR; this is translated from the exons ATGGCTGATGAATTTCAAGCAGGGGTTTGTGGAGGAAACTGGTGGAATTCAAGTAGAAGTATTTTTGGTTCATCACTATGTGCAGCATCTTCTATAGGAAACAACTTTGCATGGCCAAATAATGACTTGTTGGATATGAAATCCTCCTGCAGGTCTAATGATGAATCTGGTAATTCTGATGAGTCTGTGGTACTTCAAGAATTACCCAAACATGACTCCACTCTACAAATGTTGGGTATTGGCCTTTCTTCATCATCAACTTCTTCAACTCCTGATTGGAATCATACCATGAT GCATGGAAATGAGAGGGCTGATAGCAGTTATCCTTCAATACTACAAGAAGACCTAAATTCAAGCCTGAATTACAGGCAAGAAACTGGGGTTGATTGTTCTCATGAGCTGGGAAAGAATTTTTCTACTATAACTGAAGATTCTTCAAGAAACTCATTTAAACATCAAGATTTTACTTTAGGCATGAATCCAATCACTAGCTCAACTAATACTGATCAATCCACTGTGATATCTTCAAGCTTTCCAATGAATTCTTCTTTTTCTAATTATCCTTCAGCTTTACTTCAGACCTTATTTGATAAtgatcctcctcctcctcctcaacagcAACCTCAACAACAATCTTTGTTTACTAATAATAATCAGCCAATGAATTTCCCAGCAACCTTAAACTATAGGCCAAATTTGAATGACCACTTTTCACCTTCTTTGCCTAAATTCCCACCCTTGTTGAGGCCTTCTTTACCAAAACAAACACCTTCTAATTTTCCTTTCACTAATCCCACATCCTTAAACAATATGCGCGGCAATCTTTTGCCATCTATGCATTCACAATTGCTGCCGTTACCAACATTTCACGAGAAATCCAGTGCTCCTAACGTTTCTGCCAAG TCTAATGTTGAAGAATTCCGAGAGTCGAGGGCTAAGAAAAGTGGGAATAGTGAACCAGCATTCAAGAGGCCAAGAATGGAGACACCATCACCATTGCCAACTTTTAAG GTCAGAAAAGAGAAGCTGGGGGACCGGATAACTGCTATCCAGCAATTGGTTTCACCTTTCGGAAAG ACTGATACAGCTTCAGTTCTCCATGAAGCTATTGAGTACATCAAGTTTCTCCATGATCAAGTCAAT GTTCTTAGTACTCCGTATTTGAAAACTGGATCACCCCCTCTACACCAACAG ACTGCGGATAAGGTAAAGGAACAAGAAGGATCAAAACAAGACTTAAGGAGCCGAGGGCTGTGCCTAGTACCAATATCAAGTACTTTCCCTGTAGCAACTGAGACTACTACAGATTTCTGGACTCCAAATTTCGGGGGTACATTCAGATAA